In one Erythrobacteraceae bacterium WH01K genomic region, the following are encoded:
- a CDS encoding DNA cytosine methyltransferase — MAKQSSDFSFYEFFAGGGMARAGLGANWTCLFANDFDKKKGATYARNWGGGDIVVDDIRNVDPLTLPEEPDMVWGSFPCQDLSLAGGGAGLKGDRSGTFWPFIAIIDELARDGRAPKIIALENVVGTLTSHKGKDFVAICDALHGLGYRFGAVVVDASLFVPQSRPRLFVIGVRHDLAATNTESEPQSPWHTPAIKRAYDLLPQVLKESWLWWSMPNPPERKQDFRDLIEENPKSVKWHTARETRDLLSMMSDVNLAKVETAKLAGVRMVGGVYKRTRFHHGIKVQRAEVRFDNIAGCLRTPAGGSSRQLILVVEGEKIRSRLISSRETARLMGLPDSYKLPDGYNEAYHLTGDGVAVPVVRYLAKHLFEPIIAHAMAKEDVSAA, encoded by the coding sequence ATGGCAAAGCAATCATCTGATTTCAGCTTCTATGAGTTCTTCGCGGGCGGCGGCATGGCGCGCGCTGGGCTTGGTGCCAATTGGACGTGCTTGTTCGCAAATGACTTCGATAAGAAGAAGGGAGCGACATATGCCCGGAACTGGGGCGGGGGCGATATTGTCGTCGATGATATTCGGAACGTCGATCCGCTGACGTTGCCGGAAGAGCCAGACATGGTGTGGGGCTCGTTTCCATGCCAAGATCTGTCACTAGCGGGCGGAGGAGCAGGTCTTAAAGGCGACCGGTCCGGAACATTTTGGCCGTTCATCGCAATCATCGATGAGCTTGCCCGCGATGGACGCGCACCAAAAATCATAGCGCTCGAAAATGTCGTCGGTACGCTGACGTCTCACAAAGGCAAAGACTTCGTAGCCATCTGCGATGCGTTACACGGTCTGGGATATCGGTTCGGTGCCGTTGTGGTCGATGCGTCGCTTTTCGTGCCCCAATCCCGTCCGCGTCTGTTCGTCATCGGCGTACGCCACGATTTGGCTGCGACCAACACGGAGAGCGAGCCTCAAAGCCCATGGCATACTCCCGCTATCAAGCGCGCGTATGATTTATTGCCTCAGGTTCTTAAGGAAAGCTGGCTTTGGTGGAGCATGCCGAATCCGCCGGAGCGAAAGCAAGATTTCCGGGATTTGATCGAGGAGAATCCCAAGAGCGTCAAATGGCACACGGCCCGCGAAACGCGCGATCTTTTATCAATGATGAGCGATGTGAACTTGGCCAAGGTTGAGACGGCAAAGCTGGCTGGTGTGCGCATGGTTGGCGGCGTCTACAAGCGCACCCGCTTCCACCACGGAATTAAGGTTCAACGCGCGGAGGTTCGGTTCGACAATATCGCCGGTTGCTTGCGAACGCCTGCGGGTGGTTCGTCGCGTCAATTGATCTTAGTCGTGGAGGGCGAGAAAATAAGGTCTCGCCTGATCTCTTCGAGGGAGACAGCCCGACTTATGGGTCTCCCGGACAGCTACAAGCTGCCCGACGGATACAATGAAGCATATCATCTGACAGGGGATGGAGTGGCAGTTCCTGTGGTTAGATACTTGGCGAAACATCTATTTGAGCCGATAATCGCTCATGCAATGGCCAAAGAGGACGTCAGCGCCGCATGA
- a CDS encoding WYL domain-containing protein has translation MNQTIINAIQERLLLTFNYKGKTRVVEPHTYGVQHNGNESLSAWQLSGGSGEDFRLYILSEMTAIVPQDEPFEDERPAYQKGDRRYSRIFAEL, from the coding sequence ATGAATCAGACGATTATCAATGCGATACAAGAACGACTACTCCTGACCTTCAATTATAAGGGCAAAACGCGAGTGGTTGAGCCCCACACTTACGGCGTTCAGCACAATGGGAATGAGAGCTTGAGCGCGTGGCAGCTTTCTGGTGGGAGCGGGGAGGATTTTCGCCTTTACATCCTTTCCGAGATGACTGCGATCGTGCCGCAAGACGAACCGTTCGAAGACGAACGACCCGCCTACCAAAAAGGTGACCGACGATATTCTAGGATCTTCGCCGAGTTGTAG
- a CDS encoding single-stranded DNA-binding protein — MTNIAILTGRIAREPDTRETKGGTNVTGITVVTDRPARDKDGKTYKDENGYTAKESEFHRVTCFNGLAKTVGQYCTKGQLVSVQGRIHYTQWEDKDGVTRYGTEILADKVDFLSRGSGSSDDNDNTDAPEID, encoded by the coding sequence ATGACCAACATTGCAATCCTCACCGGCCGCATCGCCCGTGAACCCGACACCCGCGAGACCAAGGGCGGCACCAACGTTACCGGGATCACAGTCGTCACCGATCGTCCCGCACGCGACAAGGACGGCAAGACCTACAAGGACGAGAACGGCTACACCGCCAAGGAAAGCGAGTTCCACCGGGTGACCTGCTTCAACGGCCTCGCCAAGACCGTCGGGCAGTACTGCACCAAAGGCCAGCTGGTTTCGGTCCAGGGCCGCATCCACTATACCCAGTGGGAAGACAAGGACGGGGTCACGCGCTACGGCACCGAGATCCTCGCCGACAAGGTCGACTTCCTCTCTCGCGGTAGTGGTTCGAGCGACGACAACGACAACACCGACGCTCCCGAGATCGACTGA